The Acidimicrobiia bacterium genome contains a region encoding:
- a CDS encoding glycosyl hydrolase, with protein sequence MDRRRALMLSGHLGAGHDVVAQACVDALAPHGVKSRILDAMVLLGRAGGRIGDAVFKSLFASPTVYDGFHFSHLRRGSRVARGLDSLALRNMWPHFLKHVEAFDPDLFVSVFATGAAAAARLRRERDDILSVVFCTDTWLHRMWVHDETDLFLVTSRTAAASVRAYRPRAPVEIVPAPARSAFYDAPSRSEARTGLGISDDARCVLLMSGAWGLGPIHEVAVRLARAGLEVLAVAGHNQKLERSLTGLAETSPSVHAFGFTERIPELMAACDVVVTSSGDTCTEARVVGRGLVLLDVVPGHGRENLTHQLELGNAAVCMPDPPTIADAVTTFLEDEARTEPEPVRSRDAWELPFLAALEGIGYSLR encoded by the coding sequence GTGGATCGTCGGCGAGCGTTGATGCTGTCTGGCCATCTCGGCGCGGGCCACGACGTGGTCGCGCAGGCGTGCGTCGACGCGCTCGCACCGCACGGCGTGAAGAGTCGGATCCTCGACGCGATGGTTCTCCTTGGACGCGCCGGCGGCCGCATCGGCGACGCTGTCTTCAAGTCGTTGTTCGCGTCACCGACCGTCTACGACGGCTTCCACTTCTCGCACCTTCGCCGCGGGTCACGAGTCGCACGCGGGCTCGACTCGCTCGCGCTCCGAAACATGTGGCCCCATTTCTTGAAGCACGTGGAGGCGTTCGACCCCGATCTGTTCGTCTCGGTCTTCGCCACGGGTGCTGCGGCCGCGGCGCGACTCCGTCGCGAGCGCGATGACATCCTGAGCGTGGTCTTCTGCACCGACACCTGGCTTCACCGCATGTGGGTGCACGACGAGACCGACCTGTTCCTCGTCACGTCACGCACCGCGGCGGCATCGGTGCGCGCGTACCGACCGCGTGCGCCGGTGGAGATCGTGCCCGCGCCCGCGAGGTCAGCGTTTTACGACGCGCCCTCGCGGTCCGAGGCTCGCACCGGTCTCGGCATCTCTGACGACGCGCGCTGCGTGCTGCTCATGTCGGGTGCGTGGGGTCTCGGTCCGATCCACGAGGTCGCCGTGAGGTTGGCCCGCGCCGGACTGGAGGTGCTCGCCGTTGCCGGTCACAACCAGAAGCTCGAACGCAGTCTCACGGGGCTCGCGGAGACGAGTCCGTCGGTCCACGCGTTCGGCTTCACGGAACGCATCCCCGAGCTCATGGCCGCGTGCGATGTCGTGGTCACCAGCTCGGGTGACACGTGCACCGAGGCACGGGTCGTCGGGCGGGGCTTGGTCCTGCTCGATGTGGTCCCGGGCCACGGCCGCGAGAACCTCACGCACCAACTCGAGCTCGGGAATGCCGCGGTGTGTATGCCCGACCCGCCAACGATCGCCGACGCTGTCACCACCTTCCTCGAGGACGAGGCGCGCACCGAACCCGAGCCGGTGCGGTCACGCGACGCGTGGGAGCTGCCGTTCCTCGCCGCGCTCGAGGGGATCGGCTACTCGCTCCGATAG
- the nuoF gene encoding NADH-quinone oxidoreductase subunit NuoF: protein MAAQETRVITKFLRDRTDDSWEFAVAREHNQAYSALEKALGMEPAQLVEEVTKSGLRGRGGAGFGTGQKWSFLPKDVFPRYLAVNADEGEPATFKDHMLIERDPHQIVEGSIITAYAIEAHHAFIYLRGEFALGAERLQAAVDDAYANGFLGKNILGSGFDLELIVHRGAGCYIAGDETGLLSSLEGERAMPRIKPPFPAVQGLYAAPTIVNNVETMSAVPHIVDRGGEWYAGTGVNKSLGTRIFSVSGNVEKPGNYEVELGMTFRDLIEGLAGGVAGGKQMKFFIPGGASSPWLLPEHLDEPLDMDRATELGTMLGSGAIMVFDETVDPVLVAWRIAKFFAHESCGKCTPCREGSWWLEKVLYRMANGLGRADDLDLLLSFGNNISPGVTWPPGQTTICQLGPSTMSPTLSLHKHWGDEIRARLAQDAERRTTLEVAAG, encoded by the coding sequence ATGGCCGCGCAAGAGACACGCGTCATCACGAAGTTCCTGCGCGATCGCACCGACGACTCGTGGGAGTTCGCCGTCGCCCGCGAGCACAACCAGGCGTACTCCGCGCTCGAAAAGGCGTTGGGCATGGAGCCCGCGCAGCTCGTCGAAGAGGTCACGAAGTCCGGTCTCCGCGGTCGCGGTGGCGCCGGGTTCGGTACGGGCCAGAAGTGGTCGTTCCTCCCCAAGGATGTGTTCCCGCGCTACCTCGCGGTGAACGCCGACGAGGGGGAGCCAGCCACGTTCAAGGACCACATGCTCATCGAGCGCGACCCGCACCAGATCGTCGAGGGCTCGATCATCACTGCCTATGCCATCGAGGCGCACCACGCGTTCATCTACCTGCGGGGCGAGTTCGCGCTGGGCGCGGAGCGACTCCAGGCCGCGGTGGACGACGCGTACGCCAACGGCTTCCTCGGCAAGAACATTCTCGGCTCCGGCTTCGACCTCGAGCTGATCGTGCACCGGGGTGCGGGCTGCTACATCGCCGGCGACGAGACCGGGCTGCTCTCGAGTCTTGAAGGCGAGCGCGCGATGCCGCGCATCAAGCCGCCGTTCCCCGCAGTGCAGGGCTTGTACGCCGCGCCCACGATCGTGAACAACGTCGAGACGATGTCGGCGGTGCCGCACATCGTGGACCGCGGCGGGGAGTGGTACGCGGGCACGGGCGTCAACAAGTCCCTTGGTACACGCATCTTCTCGGTGTCGGGCAACGTCGAGAAGCCCGGGAACTACGAGGTCGAGCTCGGGATGACCTTCCGCGACCTCATCGAGGGGCTTGCCGGTGGGGTCGCGGGCGGCAAGCAGATGAAGTTCTTCATTCCCGGCGGGGCGTCGTCACCGTGGTTGCTGCCGGAGCATCTCGACGAGCCGCTCGACATGGACCGCGCCACGGAGCTCGGCACCATGCTCGGGTCGGGGGCGATCATGGTGTTCGACGAGACCGTCGACCCGGTGCTCGTCGCCTGGCGCATCGCCAAGTTCTTCGCGCACGAGTCGTGCGGCAAGTGCACGCCGTGTCGCGAGGGCTCGTGGTGGCTCGAGAAGGTGCTCTACCGGATGGCGAACGGGCTCGGCCGCGCCGACGACCTCGACCTGCTGCTCAGCTTCGGTAACAACATCTCTCCTGGCGTCACGTGGCCCCCAGGCCAGACGACGATCTGCCAGCTCGGGCCGAGCACGATGAGCCCGACGCTCAGCCTGCACAAGCACTGGGGCGACGAGATCCGGGCGCGTCTCGCGCAAGACGCCGAGCGCCGAACCACCCTCGAGGTGGCCGCCGGATGA
- a CDS encoding NAD-dependent epimerase/dehydratase family protein gives MRVAVIGGAGFIGSHVVDHLVDAGHEVTVLDVRSAHRDDVGSLPVDILDLSSLVSATKGTDAVFHLAAVSNVNDAFADPVRAVEVNVTGTANVWEAARRNEVGRAILASTVWVYAGAVGDQVDEESPFFLAPAGHVYTSTKIAGEMIVHNYFDLYGQPFTILRYGIPFGPRMRDELVIPRFVQAGIDGETIRIEGDGNQYRNYVYIEDLARAHVLALEEAAENEVVNLEGAEPVSIRRIAETVLKVLGRPMAIEHVTARQGDFAGRTVSAEKARSLLGWEPRVSFEDGLRRYIEWRTAEPESLAERTGEA, from the coding sequence ATGCGGGTCGCGGTGATCGGTGGTGCCGGCTTCATCGGATCGCACGTCGTGGATCATCTGGTCGATGCCGGGCACGAGGTCACGGTGCTGGACGTGCGCAGTGCGCACCGTGATGACGTCGGCAGTCTCCCGGTCGACATCCTCGACCTCAGTTCCCTCGTGAGCGCGACCAAGGGAACCGACGCCGTGTTCCACCTCGCCGCGGTGTCCAACGTGAACGACGCGTTCGCCGACCCGGTGCGAGCGGTGGAGGTCAACGTCACGGGAACCGCGAACGTGTGGGAGGCCGCGCGCCGCAACGAGGTCGGACGGGCGATCCTCGCCAGCACCGTGTGGGTGTACGCGGGCGCGGTGGGTGACCAGGTCGACGAGGAGTCCCCGTTCTTCCTCGCACCCGCCGGGCACGTGTACACGTCGACGAAGATCGCCGGCGAGATGATCGTCCACAACTACTTCGACCTCTACGGTCAGCCCTTCACGATCCTCCGCTACGGGATCCCGTTCGGGCCGCGCATGCGTGACGAGCTGGTGATCCCACGCTTCGTGCAGGCAGGGATCGACGGCGAGACGATTCGCATCGAGGGTGACGGCAACCAATACCGCAACTACGTGTACATCGAGGACCTCGCGCGCGCACACGTACTCGCACTCGAAGAGGCGGCCGAGAACGAGGTCGTCAACCTCGAGGGCGCGGAGCCGGTGAGCATCCGTCGCATCGCGGAGACCGTGCTCAAGGTGCTCGGGCGCCCGATGGCGATCGAACACGTGACCGCGCGCCAGGGCGACTTCGCCGGCCGAACGGTCTCGGCCGAGAAGGCTCGCAGCCTCCTGGGCTGGGAGCCACGGGTGTCGTTCGAGGACGGGCTGCGGCGCTACATCGAGTGGCGCACTGCCGAGCCCGAGTCGCTCGCGGAGCGCACCGGCGAAGCCTGA
- a CDS encoding DMT family transporter, whose amino-acid sequence MTIALALFASLVFGLGVALQQRAALEVPQEHALRLGLLTRLARRPLWLAGLACEIGGFGLHAAALSRGSLVLVQPLLTLDLVFTLAIGAVWTHRRLIARDWLGVSCTIVGVSAFLVAASPSEESTATADTTGWLLCVAWVVLVTAATAVWALRTRGVARAALLAVAAGIANGFMAVLTKAFADKLDDGLGETFASWEPYAVVVAGIMATLLIQSAYQAGHPTIVLPTINVADPLVGSLIGVTLFGETLASGGGRTVGIVLAVMVMLGGLVVLGRNPLVAGEEPPLAEVAA is encoded by the coding sequence GTGACGATCGCCCTCGCGCTCTTCGCCAGCCTGGTGTTCGGGCTCGGCGTCGCGCTCCAGCAGCGAGCCGCGCTCGAGGTACCTCAGGAGCACGCCCTCCGTCTCGGACTGCTGACGCGACTCGCGCGTCGGCCGCTGTGGCTCGCCGGCCTCGCCTGCGAGATCGGCGGGTTCGGGCTCCACGCCGCGGCGCTCTCGCGCGGTTCCCTCGTGCTCGTGCAGCCGCTCCTCACTCTCGATCTGGTGTTCACCTTGGCGATTGGCGCGGTCTGGACGCACCGCCGACTCATCGCACGGGACTGGCTCGGCGTGTCCTGCACGATCGTCGGCGTATCTGCGTTCCTCGTTGCCGCGTCACCGAGCGAAGAGAGCACGGCGACGGCCGACACGACCGGGTGGCTGCTGTGTGTGGCGTGGGTCGTGCTCGTGACCGCGGCCACCGCTGTGTGGGCCCTGCGCACGCGCGGCGTCGCACGGGCCGCGCTGCTTGCGGTCGCGGCGGGGATCGCGAACGGATTCATGGCCGTGCTCACCAAGGCGTTCGCCGACAAGCTCGACGACGGCCTCGGGGAGACGTTCGCTTCGTGGGAGCCATACGCGGTCGTGGTAGCGGGCATCATGGCGACCTTGCTCATCCAGAGCGCGTATCAAGCCGGTCACCCGACGATCGTGCTGCCGACGATCAACGTCGCTGACCCGCTCGTGGGCTCGCTGATCGGCGTGACGCTCTTTGGTGAGACGCTCGCCTCCGGCGGTGGCCGCACGGTCGGCATCGTCCTCGCGGTCATGGTCATGCTCGGAGGGCTCGTCGTGCTCGGTCGGAACCCCCTCGTTGCTGGTGAAGAGCCACCGCTGGCGGAGGTTGCCGCGTGA
- a CDS encoding NADH-quinone oxidoreductase subunit A produces the protein MAQYLPILAMIVLVVLFVALSFTASKRLGPRRPTSAKEAPYECGIVPEHEPAERFPVKFYLVAMAFIVLDVEIIFLYPFTTVMRPLGTYGLVAMGVFLIVLLVPFGYLLSTGALDWGPARRVSARIYGRVLRATGTPGRDGLDPAPAEEKVA, from the coding sequence GTGGCGCAATACCTGCCGATCCTGGCGATGATCGTGCTGGTCGTGTTGTTCGTGGCGCTCTCGTTCACCGCGTCGAAGCGGCTCGGGCCGCGGCGTCCCACATCGGCCAAGGAAGCGCCGTACGAGTGCGGCATCGTGCCCGAGCACGAGCCGGCCGAGCGCTTCCCGGTGAAGTTCTACCTGGTCGCGATGGCGTTCATCGTGCTCGACGTCGAGATCATCTTCTTGTATCCGTTCACGACGGTGATGCGGCCGTTGGGAACGTACGGCCTCGTCGCGATGGGCGTGTTTCTCATCGTGCTTCTCGTGCCGTTCGGCTATCTCTTGTCGACGGGCGCCCTTGACTGGGGACCCGCGCGCCGTGTGAGCGCGCGCATCTACGGACGCGTGTTACGCGCGACCGGCACACCCGGACGCGACGGTCTAGACCCCGCGCCCGCGGAGGAGAAGGTGGCGTAA
- a CDS encoding NADH-quinone oxidoreductase subunit D has translation MNEHTVTGLPAAEEERLSRQTDEGAQEMQRAQREMILTGGLWPEDDQTMIVNMGPQHPSTHGVLRVMMELDGENVLRVKPVIGYLHTGMEKTGEELTYVQGGTNVTRMDYLAPLSNETVFALAVERLLDLELPPRATWIRMMLCEISRLESHLLFQATNGMDIGALSMMIYGWREREEVLRYKEYVTGLRMNHNFIRPGGVAADMPDGWEQATLDLCDTVERGMRDYEDLLSENPIWLERLVGVGPITTEQALALGVSGPILRSTGFPWDLRKAQPYLAYDQVDFDVIYTQNGDCYDRYLIRLYEIRESLKIIRQCVERMPAGDYRVQDAKITPPPRARIDESMEALIHHFKLFTEGFRVPPGETYVAIESPRGEIGCYLVSDSTGKPVRLHIRGPSFYNLQSMDAMVEGSLVADAVAIISSIDPVMGEVDR, from the coding sequence ATGAACGAGCACACCGTTACCGGGCTCCCCGCGGCCGAAGAGGAGCGTCTCAGTCGCCAGACCGACGAAGGCGCGCAAGAGATGCAGCGCGCGCAGCGCGAGATGATCCTCACCGGTGGGCTCTGGCCCGAGGACGACCAGACGATGATCGTCAACATGGGTCCGCAGCACCCGTCAACCCACGGCGTGCTGCGCGTGATGATGGAGCTCGACGGCGAGAACGTGCTGCGCGTGAAGCCCGTCATCGGTTACTTGCACACCGGCATGGAGAAGACCGGTGAAGAGCTGACGTATGTGCAGGGCGGCACGAACGTCACCCGCATGGACTATCTCGCGCCGCTCTCGAACGAGACCGTGTTCGCGCTCGCGGTGGAGCGGCTGCTCGATCTGGAGCTTCCACCTCGGGCGACCTGGATCCGCATGATGCTGTGCGAGATCTCGCGCCTGGAGTCGCACTTGCTGTTCCAAGCGACGAATGGCATGGACATCGGGGCGCTGTCGATGATGATCTACGGCTGGCGCGAGCGCGAGGAAGTGCTCCGGTACAAGGAGTACGTCACGGGTTTGCGGATGAACCACAACTTCATCCGGCCCGGCGGTGTCGCGGCTGACATGCCCGACGGTTGGGAGCAGGCGACCCTCGATCTGTGTGACACGGTCGAGCGGGGGATGCGCGACTACGAAGATCTGCTCAGCGAGAACCCGATCTGGCTGGAGCGTCTCGTCGGCGTCGGCCCGATCACCACCGAGCAAGCGTTGGCGCTCGGCGTGTCGGGCCCCATCCTGCGGTCCACCGGTTTCCCGTGGGACCTGCGCAAGGCGCAGCCGTACCTTGCGTACGACCAGGTCGACTTCGACGTGATCTACACGCAGAACGGCGACTGCTACGACCGCTACCTGATTCGCCTCTACGAGATCCGTGAGTCACTGAAGATCATCCGCCAATGCGTCGAGCGCATGCCCGCGGGTGACTACCGCGTGCAGGACGCCAAGATCACGCCGCCGCCACGCGCGCGCATCGACGAGTCGATGGAAGCGCTGATCCATCACTTCAAGCTCTTCACCGAAGGTTTCCGTGTGCCTCCTGGCGAGACGTACGTCGCAATCGAGTCCCCGCGCGGCGAGATCGGCTGCTACCTCGTCTCGGACAGCACCGGCAAGCCCGTCCGGCTACACATCCGCGGCCCGTCCTTCTACAACCTCCAGTCGATGGACGCGATGGTGGAAGGTTCGCTCGTCGCCGACGCGGTCGCGATCATCTCCAGCATCGACCCGGTCATGGGGGAGGTCGACCGATGA
- a CDS encoding NADH-quinone oxidoreductase subunit B family protein: MGMEQIPHNFLTTRLEDLVKWARRNSVWPATFGLACCAMEMMAAGAAHYDLARYGMEVFRASPRQADLMVVAGRLSQKMAPVLRQVYDQMVEPKWVISMGVCASTGGMFNNYALVQGVDQIVPVDVYVPGCPPGPETLMHGILTLHEQIRTGDLLARRGAGRGVGIQVEQRDGTPVAVPARSA; this comes from the coding sequence ATGGGGATGGAGCAGATCCCCCACAACTTCCTCACGACGCGCCTCGAGGATCTCGTGAAGTGGGCGCGCCGAAACTCCGTGTGGCCGGCCACGTTCGGCCTTGCGTGCTGCGCGATGGAGATGATGGCCGCCGGCGCCGCGCACTACGACCTCGCGCGCTACGGCATGGAGGTCTTCCGTGCCAGCCCGCGCCAGGCCGACCTCATGGTGGTCGCCGGACGCCTCAGCCAGAAGATGGCACCCGTCCTTCGCCAGGTCTACGACCAGATGGTCGAGCCGAAGTGGGTCATCTCGATGGGCGTGTGCGCGAGCACAGGCGGCATGTTCAACAACTACGCGCTCGTGCAAGGGGTCGACCAGATCGTGCCGGTCGACGTGTACGTGCCTGGTTGTCCACCCGGACCAGAGACCTTGATGCACGGCATCCTCACGCTGCACGAGCAGATCCGAACCGGCGACCTGCTCGCGCGTCGCGGTGCGGGGCGCGGCGTCGGCATCCAGGTCGAGCAGCGCGACGGCACTCCGGTCGCCGTCCCGGCGCGGTCGGCGTAA
- a CDS encoding polysaccharide deacetylase family protein, with amino-acid sequence MKPTRLLMLPVGVALVHALPSVVALGQWSRVRSLPGGWCRWRGPDVSRVALTFDDGPDLESTPRVLDRLEALGLRGTFFCLGNRVQYAPDLVVETVKRGHEIAVHGFDHEHHLARTSSWIQADLDAALDVLGECGVAPRWYRPPYGQASFGTMLAVRRRGLDLAHWSVWGREWEADDARTVADRVCGSLERGSIVLLHDSDDSSPAGTVDRVIEALGPIADDLARRDLTACTLSDLVA; translated from the coding sequence ATGAAGCCCACGCGCCTGTTGATGCTCCCGGTTGGCGTTGCTCTCGTGCACGCGCTGCCGAGCGTCGTCGCGCTCGGGCAGTGGAGTCGTGTGCGCTCGCTGCCGGGCGGGTGGTGCCGCTGGCGCGGTCCCGATGTGTCGCGCGTGGCCTTGACGTTTGACGACGGTCCCGATCTCGAGTCGACCCCCCGCGTGCTCGACCGCCTCGAAGCGCTCGGTCTACGCGGCACCTTCTTCTGCTTGGGCAACCGCGTGCAGTACGCACCCGATCTCGTGGTCGAGACCGTGAAACGCGGCCACGAGATCGCGGTGCACGGCTTTGACCACGAGCACCATCTGGCCCGAACATCGAGCTGGATCCAGGCCGACCTCGACGCCGCGCTCGACGTCCTGGGCGAGTGCGGCGTGGCTCCGCGCTGGTACCGCCCGCCGTACGGACAGGCCAGCTTTGGCACGATGCTCGCGGTCCGGCGGCGCGGGCTCGACCTCGCCCATTGGTCGGTGTGGGGGCGCGAGTGGGAGGCCGATGACGCGCGCACCGTTGCTGATCGCGTGTGCGGATCGCTCGAACGAGGTTCGATCGTGCTGCTCCACGACAGCGACGACTCGTCACCAGCAGGCACGGTCGACCGCGTCATCGAAGCACTCGGTCCGATCGCCGACGACCTCGCACGGCGAGATCTCACCGCGTGCACACTCAGTGACCTCGTAGCGTGA
- a CDS encoding NAD(P)H-dependent oxidoreductase subunit E, which produces MSFTDTERRRAEELIARYPHGKSALLPLLHMAQDRDGYVTQDAMQDIAALLGLTPALVLGACSFYTMFKREPIGRLVVSVCTNVSCLVNGGPALVDSLRARYADDLDVHVEEVECIAACDLAPVMQVNYEFHGPVTSGAAVEVIEQYKSGALTARTISGSPAAASVSGAGTTVRRELAKGG; this is translated from the coding sequence ATGAGCTTCACCGACACGGAACGCCGTCGCGCCGAGGAGCTCATCGCTCGTTATCCGCATGGGAAGTCCGCGCTGCTGCCGCTGTTGCACATGGCCCAGGACCGTGACGGCTACGTGACCCAGGACGCGATGCAGGACATCGCGGCGTTGCTCGGTCTCACGCCCGCGCTCGTGCTCGGGGCGTGCTCCTTCTACACGATGTTCAAGCGTGAGCCGATCGGACGCCTCGTGGTGTCGGTGTGCACCAACGTGTCGTGCCTCGTCAATGGCGGGCCGGCGCTGGTCGACTCGCTTCGGGCGCGCTACGCCGACGACCTCGACGTGCACGTCGAAGAGGTGGAGTGCATCGCCGCGTGCGATCTCGCGCCGGTGATGCAGGTGAACTACGAGTTCCACGGACCGGTGACGAGCGGCGCGGCGGTGGAGGTCATCGAGCAGTACAAGTCGGGCGCGCTCACGGCCCGCACGATCTCTGGAAGTCCCGCCGCGGCGAGTGTCAGCGGGGCGGGTACCACGGTCCGCAGAGAGCTCGCCAAGGGAGGGTGA
- a CDS encoding NADH-quinone oxidoreductase subunit C — protein sequence MPDDATPREEIHKDNAHPAPTEQAAAAGVSPAAASEAMEEVAAIVEKFPGTVFHSSHGQPVVYLDRAVWHDVAVFLRDEQEFTQCLDVTVVDHLADEVRLTVDGVTPERFEVVANLLSHPRNRRIRAICEVPVDDPTVASVTDLYPGANFGEREAYDMFGVTFEGHPDLTRILMPDDWVGYPLRKDDAPGRVPVAFKGDPSPR from the coding sequence GTGCCCGACGACGCCACCCCTCGTGAAGAAATTCACAAGGACAACGCGCACCCCGCGCCGACCGAGCAAGCGGCTGCGGCCGGGGTATCCCCGGCCGCAGCGAGCGAGGCAATGGAGGAAGTTGCCGCGATCGTCGAGAAGTTCCCGGGGACCGTGTTCCACAGCTCGCATGGGCAGCCCGTCGTCTACCTCGACCGCGCGGTGTGGCACGACGTCGCCGTGTTCCTGCGCGACGAGCAGGAGTTCACGCAGTGCCTCGACGTCACCGTCGTGGACCACCTCGCCGACGAGGTTCGCCTCACAGTCGACGGCGTGACACCGGAGCGGTTCGAGGTGGTCGCCAACTTGCTCTCGCACCCACGGAACCGGCGCATCCGCGCGATCTGCGAGGTGCCGGTCGACGACCCCACCGTCGCCAGCGTCACCGACCTATACCCCGGCGCCAACTTCGGTGAGCGGGAGGCCTACGACATGTTCGGCGTCACCTTCGAAGGCCACCCCGACCTCACGCGCATCCTGATGCCCGACGACTGGGTCGGGTACCCGCTCCGCAAGGACGACGCGCCGGGCCGTGTGCCGGTCGCGTTCAAGGGCGATCCAAGTCCCCGATGA
- a CDS encoding DegT/DnrJ/EryC1/StrS family aminotransferase, whose product MSRPPLRVPPARAVFSPEDRAEILGLIDEALQTGSLTLGPRTVELEDAFAARHKAAHAVAVSSGTAALEIALRILGVAGREVVVPANTFFATAAAVVHAAGTPRFADVAEDTLAISAETLAETINETTAGVVLVHIGGLISPEVEAVRALCDERGVFLLEDAAHAHGASYQGRPAGTFGVAAGFSFYPTKIMTTGEGGMIVTDDEDLRDEARIYRDQGKAGFVGGAHVRMGAAWRMSELHAAIGLVHLRRLDEFIGIRRRVAARYDAALLGSELVTPVAPPADCGHSYYKYPALLAPGIDRDALKKRLAEEHGIGMSGEVYARPLHLEPVFADVPHGPLPVAEDVCARQVCLPLHSDMTDDEADLVIDALTTAVSA is encoded by the coding sequence GTGAGCCGGCCGCCGCTTCGGGTGCCGCCGGCGCGTGCCGTCTTCTCCCCCGAAGACCGCGCCGAGATCCTCGGCTTGATCGACGAGGCGCTCCAGACCGGTTCGCTCACGCTCGGACCGCGCACGGTCGAGCTCGAGGACGCCTTTGCGGCGCGTCACAAGGCGGCCCACGCCGTCGCGGTGAGCAGCGGGACGGCGGCGCTCGAGATCGCGCTACGCATCCTCGGAGTCGCGGGCCGTGAGGTCGTCGTGCCGGCCAACACGTTCTTCGCGACCGCAGCGGCGGTCGTGCACGCCGCGGGCACTCCTCGCTTCGCCGACGTCGCCGAAGACACCTTGGCGATCTCTGCCGAGACCCTCGCCGAGACGATCAACGAGACCACCGCCGGCGTCGTGCTCGTACACATCGGCGGGTTGATCTCGCCCGAGGTGGAGGCGGTCCGAGCCCTGTGCGACGAGCGCGGCGTGTTCCTGCTCGAGGACGCCGCTCATGCCCACGGGGCCAGCTACCAGGGACGACCGGCGGGTACCTTCGGGGTGGCAGCCGGCTTTTCCTTCTATCCCACGAAGATCATGACGACGGGCGAGGGCGGGATGATCGTCACGGACGACGAGGACCTGCGCGACGAGGCTCGGATCTACCGCGACCAGGGCAAGGCCGGCTTCGTGGGTGGCGCGCATGTGCGCATGGGAGCTGCGTGGCGGATGAGCGAGCTCCACGCCGCCATCGGGCTCGTGCACCTCCGCCGCCTCGACGAGTTCATCGGCATCCGGCGACGTGTCGCGGCGCGCTACGACGCTGCGCTTCTGGGCTCCGAGCTGGTCACGCCGGTCGCGCCGCCGGCCGACTGCGGGCACTCGTACTACAAGTACCCCGCGCTGCTCGCGCCCGGCATCGACCGGGACGCCCTCAAGAAGCGCCTCGCCGAGGAGCACGGCATCGGCATGAGTGGAGAGGTGTACGCCCGGCCACTGCACCTCGAGCCGGTGTTCGCAGACGTGCCGCACGGGCCGCTGCCGGTTGCCGAGGATGTCTGCGCGCGCCAGGTGTGTCTCCCGCTGCACTCCGACATGACCGACGACGAGGCTGATCTCGTGATCGACGCACTCACCACGGCGGTTTCCGCCTGA